The Priestia koreensis genomic interval TCAAGTTCTTTTTGAGCGTCTACTGCTAAGCTTACTTCAGAACCAGATGCAAGTAATAATACATCCGCTTGTTCTTTGCTTGCTTTCGATACAACATAAGCACCTTTTTTCACGCCTTCGTACGCATTTTTATCCGTACCAGGAAGTGTAGGTAAGTTTTGACGAGTTAACACAAGCGCTGTTGGACGGTCAGTTGATTCAACCGCTAGTCTCCAAGCAGCTGCTGTTTCGTTAGCATCAGCAGGACGTACTACTGATAAGCCAGGCATTGCACGTAATGATGGTAATTGCTCGATTGGTTCATGAGTTGGACCATCTTCCCCAACCGCAATACTGTCATGCGTGAATACATATGTTACAGGTAGTTGCATTAGAGCAGCTAAGCGAATTGCAGGACGTAGGTAGTCAGAGAATACGAAGAACGTACCACCGAATATTTTTGCACCACCATGAAGAGCAATACCATTCATCGCAGCACCCATTGCGAATTCACGTACACCGAACCAAATGTTACGACCACTGAAGTCTTCAGCTGTGAAGTCCCCTGCATCTTTAAGATTCGTTTTGTTTGAACCAGCTAAGTCAGCAGAACCACCAAAGATTTGTGGAACAGCTTTCGCTACAGCGTTTAATACTTCACCAGATGAAGCACGAGTCGCTGTTGAAGACCCTTCTTCATAAGTTGGAAGTTGTTTTTCCCAACCTTCTGGAAGTTCCCCTTTGATCGCTGCTTCAAATTCACTTGCAAGCTCTGGATGAGCTTCTTTATATTGAGCGAATAGGTCATTCCATTCTTGCTCTTTTTGTTGACCTGCTTCAACAATCACTTTGTTGAAATGATCATACACTTCGTTTGGCACGTGGAAATCTTCTTCAAACGTCCAGCTGTAAGCATCTTTTGTTAATTTAGATTCTTCTGATCCCAGTGGTGCACCGTGTACAGAAGATGTACCTGCACGGTTTGGAGAACCAAATCCGATAACAGTTTTCACTTCAATAATTGTTGGGCGATCAAGATCTGATTTTGCTTCCGCTAAAGCTTTTTCAATTTCTTCTACGTCATTACCGTTTTCAACACGAACATATTGCCATCCGTATGCTTTGAAACGACCTTCTACGCTTTCAGAGAATGAACGATCTAAATCTCCATCAAGAGAAATATCATTTGAATCATAAAGAACAACTAAACGACCTAATTTAAGATGCGCTGCTAAAGACGCTGCTTCTGCAGAAACCCCTTCCATTAAGTCCCCATCTCCACATAAAGAATATGTGAAATGATTTACTACATCATAGTTATCTTTGTTGAATTTTGCTGCTAAATGACGCTCTGCCATTGCCATACCAACAGCCATTGCAACACCTTGTCCTAATGGACCTGTTGTTGCTTCAACCCCTACAGTATGACCGAATTCTGGATGTCCTGGAGTTTTGCTTCCCCATTGACGGAAGTTCTTAAGTTCTTCCATTGGTAAGCCGTAGCCAGCTAAATGAAGCATGCTATATAGTAATGCTGAACCATGACCTGCAGATAAAACAAAGCGGTCGCGGTTAAACCAGTTTGGATTTTTTGGGCTGTGATTCATTACCTTTGTCCAAAGTGCATAAGTCATTGGTGCTGCACCCATTGGTAAACCAGGGTGACCTGAATTTGCTTTCTCAATTGCATCAATTGATAAAGTACGGATAGTAGCAATTGATAAATCTTCGATACGATCTAACATGTAATTCATTCCTTTCGAAATAGCTATGTATAGGATACATTTCTTATCATACTCGTGTTTCTTAAATTTGTACAATAGTTCACTCACACATTTTTTGTGAAAAAGAAAGAAATTATACAAATAAGGATGACTCCTGCAAAGTATTTTTTACGGAACCATCCTCATTTTTAGTCAAAATCAATGCATATTGCGTCTCTTTTGACTCTCTTTTAATTTTTTAGGCGTTACGTCATTCCCGTTTGGATCAACGACCTTCACGGAATGCAGTGAGTTCGTCATCGACTTACGGAATGACTTAATATATTCTTCACGCAGCTTTTTTTGCTCTTTTGCTTCAGCAGGTGTTAACCCTTCACCTTTAGCCTTATTCGCTAGCAAGTTAATGCGGGCAATTTTATCTTGTGAAAGCATAACTGACTACTCCTTCATGTGGATTGTGTAGCCATCTTACTATAGACGCGATTATTTTGGCAAGTCATCGCCCTGAGAATTTACGTGGTCTTGATAGCGACGGTGAACGGTTGCTTTTGATACATCATAACCAAATCCTCTTAATGTAGCCGCAATATCGGCAAAGGTCAATTTGTTTTGACGCAGTCTGACAATCTCCTCGATCGGCACTTCTATTTTGTCTCTTCCTGAGTTAACATGCAGATTTTTCAAATTCTTTTCTGGTCGATAGCCACGCTCCACTGCACGCTTCATCCCTCGCTTAATTTTCATGTTATGAATTTTCCGCTGATATTCCTCGACAATACTAATGATCTCAAGCACCATGGAATCAGATTCCGAAAGCTGGAGCTTGCCTTGATGGCTAATTGTATAAATCTGAACGTTTTGCTGTAAGAGCCAGTGAAGAAGAGCAATCTTTGCATGTCCTCTTCCCATTCTCGTCTCATCTTGAACGAGTAATACTTCTACCTTTTCCTCACTGATTAAGTGAATGAGTTCATTGATTCCTTCACGATCAATGTCATAACCGCTTGCTTTTTCTTGAATAACTTTTACGATCTCAAAATTGTATTCGGCTGCCAGTTGCAGCAATTCTTCTTGTTGCCTTTGCAATGATGTTTCCTGCGCCTGCTTTTCCGTACTGACGCGGCAATAAATAATAGCTTTCACATACCTCACTACTTTCGACGTTCTTATTCAGCCAGCACAACAGAAGCTGGTATTTTCTTTTTCAACACAGGAATATGTATTTTGTCTCCTGGGTGAATGGTGTCGCCCTTTAATTGATTATTTGAACATACCCACTCAATAAAGTCTGTTGAAGACATTTTATGATAGTCCTTATATTGGCGGGATAACCCCCATAAAGAATCACCAGAGGACACGGTAATTGTAGCGTATTTTTCTATGTTTGTCTCACCCGCAGCGGCCGTAACCGTATATGTGAATAAAGCTATAAAGATAAAGAAGAATGAATAAAACTTAATAGATTGCAAATGTTTCTTCAAATTCATCACCCCAACAAGAATATATGTTCTTATTCTAATTCGAACATACGTTTCAAGTCAACGGTTTTTTTCGAACTTATGTTTGTATATTATGAAGTGACGTGATATAATTTTACCTAATAAGAGGTAGAAAAGAGGTGTTTAGCTTGACAAAACTTTCGAAACGTCAACAGGACATATTGAATTTTATAAAAGAAGAAGTGCGTTCAAAAGGTTATCCACCCTCTGTGCGTGAGATCGGTGAAGCTGTGGGACTAGCGTCTAGCTCAACTGTACACGGACACCTTGCACGATTAGAAAGCAAAGGGCTTATTCGCAGAGATCCGACCAAACCGCGCGCGATTGAAATTTTGGACTTAGATGAAGCAACAAAAATTCCACAAAGCAATGTTGTAAATGTTCCCGTTATTGGTAAAGTAACAGCTGGACAACCCATTACAGCCATTGAAAATGTGGAAGAGTACTTCCCTTTACCAGATAAATATGTGTCACCTGATGAGCATGTGTTCATGCTTGAAATTATGGGGAACAGTATGATTGAAGCTGGTATTTTGAATGGTGATATGGTCATTGTTCGTCAGCAACAAACCGCTAACAACGGCGACATTGTCGTTGCGATGACAGAAGAAAACGAGGCGACAGTCAAACGTTTCTTTAAAGAACAAAACTACATTCGCTTACAGCCTGAAAATTCTACGATGGAGCCGATTATTTTGCGAAACGTTTCCATTTTAGGAAAAGTAATTGGCGTTTATCGCTCCATCCACTAAAACAGAAGCCGAGATGTCTCGGCTCCTGTTTTTTTTTCCCTCTCTTTGGGTAGTCTATAAGGATAAAATTCACACAAGGGGGAGTGAAGATGTGCCCGGTACATGAGGAGGATTACAGTAAAGAGATTGAGATCGAAAAATCCATTACTCAATTTATCTTCCCTTTTTCATTTAAAAAAGAGCGTAGAAAGCACCTCATGGAACGGTTGAAAGAGGAGCACTATACGCACTTTTCACTGAAAGATCAAAGCCTTGAAACACAATTTTATGGACCTCACCACCACGTTTCACACTTTGATTTGGATCAATATTTTTTGCCCTACATAGAACAAATCCTGTTTCCATCCGCACACGAATCAGATGGTTTCCATCGCTTTTCAAAATCTCTTCAGTGTACGGGTATTCTTGAAACACGCAATGATCCTATTCCTTTTGAAATTTTGTCTCTTGATATTTTCATTTGTCCTTACCACATCGGCATGATTAACATTCGTGTTCAGCAAACAAAAGAGAAGATGGTTTTAACAGATACCCTCGACTTTATGAATCACTTTCGGGTGCTTGAACCAAAGCTAGCTGAACAAAAAGGCTCAAAGGTTTGTGTCGACGACCGAGTGTATGAAAAAGTTCAAGAGCTGATCTTTTATCATCTCTGTCCGTTTCTCGTATCGTTTGTTGATGAGCGTGCAGTAGAAGACGCTGCGTATTTTGGTAGCCTTCCTTATTTTGTTGATGAACGGATGTACGTAATAGGCTACATCTCAGTGAAGGATTTTGAATCCATTAATGATGTTCATCTGTACCGCGTAGGAAATGTAAATGGTTATGATGAGAGAGGAAGAATCCATGTCGCTGCGACGAACCCTTCCTACATTGAAAAAATGAATGAAAAACAAGTGTATGACCGCTGGGCTCCGCACACATATTACGTTACGAGCGACCACGTTTTTTGCTGTCTCACACATGAAAAGGACGATCAAGAAGAAGTGCTAGCAAGCGGGATGTTGGGGCAACATTATTACAACCTGTTGCTTCACTTTTATTACAAAGTTGTTCTCTTAAAGCTTTCCTATGAACATTCATTGCTTCGATTTCAAAAGGACGAAGATGAAATTGAAGGACTCATTAGTTCCATCTCTGTGTTTTCGGCTAAGTACCTCTTTTCAGAAATTAGCTCTCGTACGGAGGGCCAAGAGTTTGCTGAAAAATTCAAAGAAGTGTTTCATA includes:
- the lexA gene encoding transcriptional repressor LexA, whose translation is MTKLSKRQQDILNFIKEEVRSKGYPPSVREIGEAVGLASSSTVHGHLARLESKGLIRRDPTKPRAIEILDLDEATKIPQSNVVNVPVIGKVTAGQPITAIENVEEYFPLPDKYVSPDEHVFMLEIMGNSMIEAGILNGDMVIVRQQQTANNGDIVVAMTEENEATVKRFFKEQNYIRLQPENSTMEPIILRNVSILGKVIGVYRSIH
- the yneA gene encoding cell division suppressor protein YneA, translating into MKKHLQSIKFYSFFFIFIALFTYTVTAAAGETNIEKYATITVSSGDSLWGLSRQYKDYHKMSSTDFIEWVCSNNQLKGDTIHPGDKIHIPVLKKKIPASVVLAE
- a CDS encoding YneB family resolvase-like protein, whose amino-acid sequence is MKAIIYCRVSTEKQAQETSLQRQQEELLQLAAEYNFEIVKVIQEKASGYDIDREGINELIHLISEEKVEVLLVQDETRMGRGHAKIALLHWLLQQNVQIYTISHQGKLQLSESDSMVLEIISIVEEYQRKIHNMKIKRGMKRAVERGYRPEKNLKNLHVNSGRDKIEVPIEEIVRLRQNKLTFADIAATLRGFGYDVSKATVHRRYQDHVNSQGDDLPK
- the tkt gene encoding transketolase gives rise to the protein MLDRIEDLSIATIRTLSIDAIEKANSGHPGLPMGAAPMTYALWTKVMNHSPKNPNWFNRDRFVLSAGHGSALLYSMLHLAGYGLPMEELKNFRQWGSKTPGHPEFGHTVGVEATTGPLGQGVAMAVGMAMAERHLAAKFNKDNYDVVNHFTYSLCGDGDLMEGVSAEAASLAAHLKLGRLVVLYDSNDISLDGDLDRSFSESVEGRFKAYGWQYVRVENGNDVEEIEKALAEAKSDLDRPTIIEVKTVIGFGSPNRAGTSSVHGAPLGSEESKLTKDAYSWTFEEDFHVPNEVYDHFNKVIVEAGQQKEQEWNDLFAQYKEAHPELASEFEAAIKGELPEGWEKQLPTYEEGSSTATRASSGEVLNAVAKAVPQIFGGSADLAGSNKTNLKDAGDFTAEDFSGRNIWFGVREFAMGAAMNGIALHGGAKIFGGTFFVFSDYLRPAIRLAALMQLPVTYVFTHDSIAVGEDGPTHEPIEQLPSLRAMPGLSVVRPADANETAAAWRLAVESTDRPTALVLTRQNLPTLPGTDKNAYEGVKKGAYVVSKASKEQADVLLLASGSEVSLAVDAQKELEKDGIAAAVVSMPAWDRFEEQSAEYKESVLPKSVKKRFAMEVAAPFGWERYTGDEGEVLGINHFGASAPGDLIMKEFGFTTENVVARVKALLNK
- a CDS encoding DUF896 domain-containing protein, with product MLSQDKIARINLLANKAKGEGLTPAEAKEQKKLREEYIKSFRKSMTNSLHSVKVVDPNGNDVTPKKLKESQKRRNMH